TTTAGTCCCTTCACGAAGTTGCCTAGCTAAGGCTACTGCCATGAGTTCAAAATCATTTAATCAAAACTTACCACTTAGACATAAGCTCAACACTAGATCTATTAATCGCTGAATAAAAATTATGGAAAATTTTGAAAAACTCACTGCTCCATCAGAAGGCCAAAGGATTACTTTTGTGGATGGAAACCCAGTAGTCCCAGACCATCCAATCATTCCGTTTATCAGAGGTGATGGAACAGGGATAGATATTTGGCCTGCTACACAATTAGTAATCGATAAAGCTATTGAAAAAGCTTATGGGAGAAATCGATCCATTGAATGGTTCAAAATCTATGCAGGTGATGAAGCTTGCGACTTATATGGAACATATCAATACTTGCCAAACGACACTCTTGAGGCGATAAGAACTTATGGGATAGCAATCAAAGGACCTTTAACTACGCCTGTAGGGGGAGGGATTAGATCTTTAAACGTATCTCTAAGACAGATTTTTGATTTATATTCATGCGTTAGACCTTGTAAATATTACGAAGGGACACCAAGCCCTCATAAGAAGCCGCAAGATTTAGATGTAATTGTTTATCGAGAAAATACCGAAGATATTTATATGGGCATTGAATGGGAGTCTGATGATCCCGAATGCATCAAATTGATTAATCAACTCAATAATGAAATAATTCCAGCCAGCCAAAAACTAAAAAACAGGAAAATTCCTATCGGAGCAGGAATAGGAATTAAACCGGTTAGCAAAAGTGGTAGTCAAAGACATATCAGACGAGCAATTAAACATGCACTCAACCTTGAAGGGAACAAAAGACATGTGACCTTAGTTCATAAGGGAAACATCATGAAGTTTACTGAAGGAGCTTTCAGAGATTGGGGATACGAATTAGCAACCACAGAATTCAGGAACGAATGCGTAACCGAGAGAGAAAGTTGGATTTTAGATAACTTAGAAAAAAATCCTCGCATCTCCAACGAAGAGAATGCTGAGTTGATTGATCCAGGTTTTTCATCTCTAACAAAAGAGAAAAAGCAAGATATTTGTGATGAAGTTTGTTCAGTTCTAACCAATATTGGAAGTAGTCATGGCAATGGGAAATGGAAGGAGATGGTGATGGTTGATGACCGAATAGCAGATAGTATTTTTCAACAAATTCAAACTCGTCCTCAAGAGTATTCCATACTTGCCACTCTCAATCTCAATGGCGACTATATATCAGATGCGGCCGCAGCAATCGTTGGTGGACTGGGGATGGCACCAGGAGCAAACATTGGAGATACGGCGGCTATCTTCGAAGCCACTCATGGAACAGCTCCAAAACATGCAGGCTTGGACAGAATCAATCCAGGTTCAGTAATACTAAGTGGAGTAATGATGCTGGAATATTTAGGTTGGAATGAGGCAGCAAAATTAATTACAAATGGATTGAGCAAATCTATTTCAGATAAAAAAGTTACTTATGATCTTGCACGATTAATGGAACCACGCGTAGAGCCTCTTAGTTGTAGTGATTTTGCTAAATCGATTGTTGAAAGATTTTAATTAAATATTTTTTAGTCTTTGAACAATTAAGAATTTGACTCCATCAATCTAAATGATTCTAGAAGTGTTTTCTCATTGCCTAGATTACCTGGAAAAGTAACAACTGGTAAATCATATTGATTAGATTTACTTGTTACTATTGACAATCCTGGTAATATCTGGCCTTTTAAATCTACTTGATTATAATTCAACCCTTTTTGAAGCAAGAGTTGTGTTGTAATACCTCCTTTACTAATAATATAACCTAACTTATTAGTTATTTTTCCAACTAGAATTGCCATAAACTCTGCAAGTTCCAATCCAAAATTCATTCTTTTAGAGTCAGAAGAAAACTTCATTTCTTCTCGAGAAGTATATAAAACAGGTACTTTTTTTATATTCAAAATATCATCTATTTTCGATAACAAAATATCCTCAAGATCTAAGATTGCCTGTTGCCAATCTCCTAAAGTAAAAATATCAGCTAATTTACTGACTGGTATTTCTAAACCTTCACAGGAATTATCTTTCAATAAAACCTCTAATTGATCTGTCGCTAATTTCACATAGGAGCCTACCATTATCAAACCCGACTTATCTTTAAAATCATTATTTTTCGATTTTAAAGATACTAAATCTGCAGTATTTTGAGGGTTAGGTGGTAAACCAGATAAAG
The sequence above is drawn from the Prochlorococcus marinus str. MIT 1013 genome and encodes:
- a CDS encoding NADP-dependent isocitrate dehydrogenase, giving the protein MENFEKLTAPSEGQRITFVDGNPVVPDHPIIPFIRGDGTGIDIWPATQLVIDKAIEKAYGRNRSIEWFKIYAGDEACDLYGTYQYLPNDTLEAIRTYGIAIKGPLTTPVGGGIRSLNVSLRQIFDLYSCVRPCKYYEGTPSPHKKPQDLDVIVYRENTEDIYMGIEWESDDPECIKLINQLNNEIIPASQKLKNRKIPIGAGIGIKPVSKSGSQRHIRRAIKHALNLEGNKRHVTLVHKGNIMKFTEGAFRDWGYELATTEFRNECVTERESWILDNLEKNPRISNEENAELIDPGFSSLTKEKKQDICDEVCSVLTNIGSSHGNGKWKEMVMVDDRIADSIFQQIQTRPQEYSILATLNLNGDYISDAAAAIVGGLGMAPGANIGDTAAIFEATHGTAPKHAGLDRINPGSVILSGVMMLEYLGWNEAAKLITNGLSKSISDKKVTYDLARLMEPRVEPLSCSDFAKSIVERF